The Xenopus tropicalis strain Nigerian chromosome 1, UCB_Xtro_10.0, whole genome shotgun sequence DNA segment GGTAGTTTATTTTGTTCAATTAACACCATAGAAGAGGATTAGAATTAAGTGGATGATAGGTCCACTTCTATCCTGCATACAGCAGGGTTTACATGAGACCCAGGCCTCTCTTCAGACCTAGATGATTGGCTTTTATTATCTAATGTAGCTATTGTTTGCTTGATATGTCAGGTGGCTAATGGGTAATTTCATATTTACCTTGGCAGAAACCCCCTTTATTggtcatgctttttttttttatcagggccCATAGTTGTTCATAACAGAATTacaaatatttgaatatattgcTGTGTGATCCATGAGCCATAGTTCCTAAAATATATAGGACAGTAAGGTGGCCACCTTTCAAAAGGAAAGAGACAGGAAAAGACCAAACTTCTGTgtggacctatagggttaacaatccctatagctttaaaccctacactttctTATCAGTACCTCTAGTAAAGTCGGGGCGCAGGAACCCAGTGAACAAGAAATAGTAAGAGCTGGTTAGTtctttcatagcactttctaAGAAAGTGGAATAGGAAGTCTTAGTtagcaagagcagtttctggctcggACCAGAACAGCAGGAGtagtctcctttacaggctctgctgccttagtgaaagGATCACAGCAGTGACATGGAATTCAGGCATAGTCCTCTCCCTGATTCAAGTCAGATGTATGGGTCCGGAACACttaaggtagaaaccctaaggatatAAACCTACTTAACCCAGATGGTTCTCCATAGTGGTGCATCATTGGATACTGCTGCATCTTGGGCCTTTTGATACCTGCCATTCCATCTGCATTTGTAAGTATTGATAAACCTGCATTGCCTTGATtagtcttggacaataaaccagttctgtttgagtttgctgcaaaagaactCCTGGCATCCTTCTTTTACATCATTATTATATCTGGcagtgggagatgtagtttaacaacaccctccataataatccttccacatagcgaagatCCATCCTTTGAAAGAGTGCAATGTAGCCCATGCTCTAACCAAGTGATCGCCAACGAGTGGCatgtgagcaacatgtagctcaccacCCTCtttaatgttgctctcagtggcctcaaagaaggtctttattcttgaatttctaacttggaggcaagttttggagggaTAAAGACaatgggtactaccaaacagaacctcctgtagtctgccaatccacataggttctacaaaataaccaattactgCCTTTTTTTATTCACCCCAAGtaacttttcatgcttgtgttgctccccaacttttttttatatttaaatgttgctcataggTTAAagagattggggacccctgctctaacctATCACTAGCTTGACTTGTCAGTATTATAGCCAAAAAGAGGTTACACTTCAATAGCACTCAGACCATGTGTATATATTCTAATATCCCAAATAAGGAATAATTtattattgacaaaaaacagCTAGGCATAAGCATCACTGGTCCCCTATCATATAATATATGTGGGCTGTTCTGTTAGATCTGCAGACTTGGGCCATCCACAGGTATGATCAAATGTTACTAATTTCTGAATTTTCTGGTGTTGGAAAAATTGGTCCATGCGTGGCCAGCATAGCTGATTTGTGAGAGTGGCACACACTGCACTGCCACTGTAGATTTTATAGGATGTGTTCTAGCAACACTGATCCTACTATTTTATTCCTATAGATTACAATGAGTTTAGCACCTCCCAAGCAAGAGCCTCATTCTTCTCATTGGGGAAAGAGTCCCATGTTTCTACACCCTCAAGAAGCTGACTTGTACATACAAGGCTTTGTCTATCAGCCAGAGATGTGCAGAAAAAACTGTGGTTATTATGGTAACCCAGCCTGGCACGGGTACTGCTCAAGATGTTGGATCCATGAGAGACAGAAGAGACAGACCTCTCCATTAACAGACGGGTATTTATGAAGGGACCAATCTATTTACCTATCTAAACtatagcttaaatgtgtttttcctCTATGTGTGTGCATGTTATGTCATTTATGTGCCAATCCCTGTTCTGGCTGAATATACAATAGGCTATAAAGAACCAAGGAAGTTTGATTTGAATATGTTTGTATTTCAGTTTCAGGCACCATACCGGAACTCTCTTCATGAAATCAGAGAGGGAAAACACCAGTGACCTAGGGCAAAATGAAAATACAGCTAGGGTGGTGACCATCAACACAGACACCATGTATGCACAACATTCCCAGTCTTCATACAGATACTTTCCTACAACAGATGTGACAGGTTTGTATTTAAAGAAATGGCAGTACCCATGTTATATCAACCCAAGATCGTATTTCACTACCAGATTTGTATTAGAATAATATTTTCCTGTTCATTTTGTTACCTCCACAGAGCAATGCTTTATCTCCTTCCTAAGCTTCCTATTTTCTGTATTGTTAGAATATTATTGAGCCAACAAATCTGCTTACATTGAGGTATATTTTAAGATGAGTTTTCTCAAAAAAATGATAAACTGTGAAGTTAAATTGATTGAAGTATAAAAggatagatatatagaaatgACCACTTATATTACAAAAAACAATGTATTAGTGCAATTCCAGCTACCCAGTGACCTTTAATAACTTCAGGATAGGCCAtgcacattaaggggctgatttactaatccacgaattcgaatccgaatgggaaaaattcagatgggaaacgaacattttgcgattttttttgtagctgttacgactgtttcgcaaattgtcgcgactttttcgtagcgttacgacttgcgcgaaagtCACTTTGTGACTCACTCAGTTTAGGACAGAGGAACGTAGCCTATGGGCTTGCATTTAAATTTCTCATTAGTGCACTGATGTTTGTTTCTACAATAGACATTGCAATTGATGTGTAATTATTAATACACTGAATCTTGAGTCATGATGCTGACTCCCAGACACAAGCGCAGCACATTCAAAAACTTAAAGAAACTCTGGTGAACACTGACCCTCTGCATTTTATTTGGCTATACAACTTTTTACAACAGAACACCAAACACAGACTTTCTGATAAACCTGTTTTCTTTGTCCTGAATGTCTGTGTATGTTTTTAGAGAGATAatgtatcttttgaaagatatCCGAGGTCACCTTGGATTCTTGTGATTATTACAAAACAGCTCAAAGCATTGCAGTGAAGCATATTgcactaagggcaagggcacacagagtATTGGTTTCCTTGCTCTCAACCTGCATTTCTTTAGGCAGCTTCTGCCTgcatgcaggcacatggagcagagtGAAGATTGGCCCCAAAAAATGTGAAACTAGGCAATTTTGGGCTAATTTTCGCTCTGCTCCACTCCTTGTACCTGCAGTCAGACAGaagctgtacttgtcagtgcagataccaggagctgcagaaaaaaagtgGATCAGCTTTTCTCTACCTGCTtaaaaaatgcaggctgaaaGCCGCAAAGCCAGCAATCTGTGTGTCCATGCCCCGAGGCTCTTGGCCGCTTCCACAAGCCCTTTGCTAGTTCTTGCCTTTTAAATACTATGTCAAGCAAGAAGGCCAGTGTGACTCTGTCTAAGCTTAATGGCTCAGATCATATGTAGTATCTGTTTTTAACTCTTAATATCTTTACATTACTGGTTTATAAATACCAATGGATTTCCAAGGATTTCCCATTATAATTGTAAAACCAGTTTGTCCCGTGCGTATTGTGACAACTGATTTGAGCTTAAATGCACCTCCATCTTCCTCACTTCATTTGCAAACATTATAAATAATTTgaacataaatgtaaaatatttgtgaATGTGTTTAAAGGGACACGGGCCAGTGAAAATGGTGTCCAGTtaatttaatattattaacaGAGTGCTGAATTAACTAAGTACAATTTCTGTGTATTTCTACCCAGCAGATCCTAGGTGCTTCATTCCTTGGTCCTCCCTGGAATCTATGGCTAAAAGAGATTTTTCAGATTTTCTAAAAGCTTTGCGCAGGCCAGAAGCACAGCAACTAAATGCACAATGCACAAATCTAATTCAAAGGCTGCAGAATGCAAAGGTTAGAACCACTGAAAGGCATacgtatacagtatattattttcaGGAAAATGCCTAGATACCGGATCTACAACATAAGGTTCTTCAGCTTTTGCTAAATTGCAGTTCCCAGGACTTATTGGCATTAGCTGGTTTGTTGGTAATGCTGTGTAATTGCTCAAACCAGAGTTAAGGAACTTACTGGGGGTTTCAggcaaagaaaaaatgtttttactttgtgTAGCGTTTTCCCAGGCACAAAATAACATGTTACTAAACTGTCCAGTAGAATTTAAATAGTGATACCAATGTGGctttaagggatactgtcatgatttttttagcCAGCCACCTATTGcttcagcaacatgttgctcaccaaccccttggatgttgctctcagtgcccccaaagcaggtaattatttttgaattcctgatttggtggCACATTTTGGTTAAATAATAATAAgctttactaccaaataaagcctcctgtaagctgatagtgtgcatagaggctgcctaatagccaaccttagcccttatttggcacctccattaacgtttatgatgcttgtgttgctctccaagtctttttacatttgactgtggctcaagagtaagaaaggttggggacccctgttttataCCATTcctgaagcagggacctaagTAGTCCTGAAAGCTGGCATTTGTTAATCTACTTGGCCAGTAATGGTatcacctactctatattttGTGGTTTATTTCTTAGCTAGTAAGTTGTGTTACAGACACTGGGGCTGTGAGTTCTGGGTCTGCTGAAGCCCTCCTTTTTATGCAAATGAAACAATttcaaaatcaatatatatatatatagaaaataatcatctgtggccagcacacccttcaatgtttcatcaaaatttttttattttaaatatattgttaaaaccaatgttttgatccttattaggacctttctcaaggacataattttggctagcaccccgcagaatattgagccttggagtgcggacaccatttggattgatattatatatatatatatatatatatatatatatatcaatccaaatggtgtccgcactccaaggctcaatattctgcggggtgcttagccaaaattatgtatgcatagaaaataatcatctgtggccagcacacccttcaatgtttcatcaaaaaatttttttattgcagatatattgttaaaaccaacgtttcggtcctcgttaggacctttctcaaggaaagAAAGGTCCTAacgaggaccgaaacgttggttttaacaatatatctgcaataaaaattttttttgatgaaacattgaagggtgtgctggccacagatgattattttctatatatatatatatatatatatatatatatatatatatatatatatatatatatatataatatggtggAGCCCTAGTTAAAATGCATTGGGTTGTGTATGTATTACAGAACTTAACACCTAACACGATGGGAGAGCAAATACAAGACTTCTACCACAGAATTGCAGACCAATTTCCAGGTAAAATACAGTCCTGCCTTCAAATCGGATAACCAAATAACTATTATATAAAAGAATGTTTTAGAAATTATTATATTGTTTACATATAAATTAAACACATAATGTTTTTAGTTTACTAGTAGATTTAGTTAGAATTCATTGAAATATGTCACAGCCTTTTCCATTATTAACAGATCACATGACAGAGGAGCGAGGCTACTTTTTGGATAACATTGAAAAGCTAGTGATGACCCGACTTTACAGATCTGTATTCTGTTTGGATGGATCAACAGATGAACAAAAGGACCTGTTACTCCAGAGGCGTATCAAGTGAGTAAGGATAACCAGTGAAATACCTATTTTATCAATTctgtttattctattttttttttttttattaatctagGTAAAGGGAAAAAGCTTAGGGAAActgaattattttcattttggccAAGTTAACATGCAGCCAACACTTCACTGAGAACTGTGCAGTCATTGTCCTTTATTAGAGCACTATTATGGAACTATTGTGTTAGTTACAATTTTCAAAGTTAAATGTTAGTAACACTTGCAATATCACATCTGAATGCCAGCAGTGGTGAATGGGATTATATGAAGACCTGATTTATTCAATGATTTATGCATTGTTTCTTAGTAAGTATTATTGTATTACTATAATAGTTTACATTTGCTAcagatttattttgtaaaatgtggtGGTGAGCTGAGGAGTACTTTGTTAGTGGTTTTATTTGCATTTGTGTAACTAGGCCACTTAAGATTTAGTTAAACAGCATGCTAAGCTTATGACAGGAAGTGGCTCTCAGAGCCTCACAACAAACTTTCTGCACTTCTGTAATGGAGAAGAGATCAAAATGTATCATTAAGTGACATAAGGGCGAAGACTCACGTGGCGATTAGTAGCCACATAGTTTTAAGAAAGTCGGCACAGTGAAAACCGTGCGCGACTAGTTGCAGTGACTTATAAGGTAACCTATTGCGGGAAAGTCGCTCTGATTAGTCGCAGCAACCAACTTTTTTAAAAGTTCtggcaactaatcaccccatgtgtcttcgctcTAAGGAGTCTAGAATTAAAAAGCACCTTTAAAATATTGTGTTGCAAAGATGTAAAATAATTgtagttgctttttttttttttaacgtgccATAAAACCGTTTTGAAACCGATTAATTACTTTTGTGGTTCCATTTGGTATTTAACTTTAGGTCGCTGAAATGGGTGACACCTAAGATGCTTCAGGTGCCCTTAGATGAAACTATAGTAGAAGTTAAAGACTGGACTTTATCTGCTGTTACTGGTCAGTAAAAAATCTTCAGTGGTATagtattattttttacatttttgcttaacttTTGGGTCCTGGCTTGTTTGTTACACTCTCCCCTAGTCACCAGGCATTATATGATCAGTAAAGAGTTGTGCCTGcactttcatctgatttactAGGGCAATTGTGCAGAGTACCAAAATAACCTTTCCTGCCCTTTAAGTAAAGATCCATGTATTTACACTATATTACTCCCGTAATAATACTTCTCTTAGGGTGATACAGACATTTCACAATATGTGGATGCCTATAGCATATTATCTCTTTCATATAAAGTGTTACTGAAAGTTTGTTAGGGAGGGAAGCAACTACGTATAGAACTTTAAGCAAAC contains these protein-coding regions:
- the LOC100498468 gene encoding rab5 GDP/GTP exchange factor isoform X1; the protein is MRSEITMSLAPPKQEPHSSHWGKSPMFLHPQEADLYIQGFVYQPEMCRKNCGYYGNPAWHGYCSRCWIHERQKRQTSPLTDGFRHHTGTLFMKSERENTSDLGQNENTARVVTINTDTMYAQHSQSSYRYFPTTDVTADPRCFIPWSSLESMAKRDFSDFLKALRRPEAQQLNAQCTNLIQRLQNAKNLTPNTMGEQIQDFYHRIADQFPDHMTEERGYFLDNIEKLVMTRLYRSVFCLDGSTDEQKDLLLQRRIKSLKWVTPKMLQVPLDETIVEVKDWTLSAVTAMLEMDSRRAPQDKLTCVSRASNCLFKSIRASKKDPATADDFLSCLIYITLRANPPRLFSNLEYLTRFCNPVRLTTGEWGYCFTNLCCAVSFIENLDASSLSLTQEEFDCLMKQHKTELSTQNSVAQQSTLQQMQHNKKLLAELQHRQDNLIQRAEVLEKELRAWPQLIHGEVKEIIRRYPLDISRTSSQS
- the LOC100498468 gene encoding rab5 GDP/GTP exchange factor isoform X2, with translation MRSEITMSLAPPKQEPHSSHWGKSPMFLHPQEADLYIQGFVYQPEMCRKNCGYYGNPAWHGYCSRCWIHERQKRQTSPLTDGFRHHTGTLFMKSERENTSDLGQNENTARVVTINTDTMYAQHSQSSYRYFPTTDVTDPRCFIPWSSLESMAKRDFSDFLKALRRPEAQQLNAQCTNLIQRLQNAKNLTPNTMGEQIQDFYHRIADQFPDHMTEERGYFLDNIEKLVMTRLYRSVFCLDGSTDEQKDLLLQRRIKSLKWVTPKMLQVPLDETIVEVKDWTLSAVTAMLEMDSRRAPQDKLTCVSRASNCLFKSIRASKKDPATADDFLSCLIYITLRANPPRLFSNLEYLTRFCNPVRLTTGEWGYCFTNLCCAVSFIENLDASSLSLTQEEFDCLMKQHKTELSTQNSVAQQSTLQQMQHNKKLLAELQHRQDNLIQRAEVLEKELRAWPQLIHGEVKEIIRRYPLDISRTSSQS
- the LOC100498468 gene encoding rab5 GDP/GTP exchange factor isoform X3 encodes the protein MSLAPPKQEPHSSHWGKSPMFLHPQEADLYIQGFVYQPEMCRKNCGYYGNPAWHGYCSRCWIHERQKRQTSPLTDGFRHHTGTLFMKSERENTSDLGQNENTARVVTINTDTMYAQHSQSSYRYFPTTDVTADPRCFIPWSSLESMAKRDFSDFLKALRRPEAQQLNAQCTNLIQRLQNAKNLTPNTMGEQIQDFYHRIADQFPDHMTEERGYFLDNIEKLVMTRLYRSVFCLDGSTDEQKDLLLQRRIKSLKWVTPKMLQVPLDETIVEVKDWTLSAVTAMLEMDSRRAPQDKLTCVSRASNCLFKSIRASKKDPATADDFLSCLIYITLRANPPRLFSNLEYLTRFCNPVRLTTGEWGYCFTNLCCAVSFIENLDASSLSLTQEEFDCLMKQHKTELSTQNSVAQQSTLQQMQHNKKLLAELQHRQDNLIQRAEVLEKELRAWPQLIHGEVKEIIRRYPLDISRTSSQS